A single genomic interval of Arthrobacter globiformis harbors:
- the rimP gene encoding ribosome maturation factor RimP, translating into MSNAEATTSSDRTDAGKAEPAAVHNPEAERLRALLAPAVQSHRLYLEDVAIHIAGSNRVVHVVVDLPQEETGGVGLDVIADISKELSDILDSDPGTDSRPYDLEVSSPGVGRPLTEPRHWHRARGRMVAVNVIQGENVTGRISSVDDAGVTLVPEIAVKKGMKPKQGDPVKLPFDKIRSGKVEIEFSRLDEAGLETEHNGPSEEA; encoded by the coding sequence GTGAGCAATGCAGAAGCCACGACTTCATCAGACCGGACCGACGCGGGAAAGGCTGAACCCGCGGCTGTCCACAATCCCGAGGCTGAGCGCCTCCGGGCGCTGCTGGCGCCCGCGGTCCAGTCGCACCGGCTTTACCTCGAGGATGTTGCCATCCACATCGCAGGTTCCAACCGCGTGGTCCACGTAGTGGTGGATCTGCCGCAGGAGGAAACGGGAGGGGTGGGCCTTGACGTCATCGCAGACATCTCCAAGGAGCTCTCCGACATCCTGGACAGCGACCCCGGCACGGACAGCCGTCCCTATGACCTCGAAGTTTCATCGCCCGGCGTGGGCAGGCCGCTGACCGAGCCCCGGCACTGGCACCGCGCCCGCGGCCGGATGGTTGCGGTCAACGTGATCCAAGGCGAGAACGTTACGGGCAGGATCAGCTCCGTTGACGATGCCGGCGTGACCCTCGTTCCCGAAATCGCCGTGAAAAAGGGCATGAAGCCCAAGCAGGGCGACCCCGTAAAACTTCCTTTCGACAAGATCCGCAGCGGAAAAGTCGAAATTGAGTTCAGCCGCCTCGACGAGGCCGGTCTGGAAACTGAGCACAATGGACCTTCTGAGGAGGCCTGA
- a CDS encoding YlxR family protein, translating to MQQLGNQPQRTCIGCRKKGPRSELLRLVSDTGGSSAVVVDERRRMAGRGAWLHPSEACLALAVKRRAFGRALNGSTGTAAVERRITAGAHAADVPASAVPTVQPESGSEI from the coding sequence GTGCAACAACTCGGGAATCAGCCGCAGCGTACCTGCATCGGATGCCGGAAAAAGGGGCCGCGGTCAGAGTTGCTCCGGCTCGTCTCCGACACCGGCGGTTCGTCCGCCGTCGTGGTGGATGAACGACGCCGGATGGCTGGCCGGGGTGCATGGCTGCACCCCAGCGAAGCGTGCCTGGCCCTGGCGGTCAAGCGGCGAGCCTTCGGGAGGGCCCTCAACGGGTCAACCGGAACCGCCGCCGTCGAACGCCGGATAACGGCAGGAGCGCACGCTGCGGACGTCCCGGCGTCTGCAGTACCAACCGTCCAACCTGAAAGCGGGTCAGAAATCTGA
- a CDS encoding aminoglycoside phosphotransferase family protein, which produces MSRPADVPIPPDLTRRYSRSSAGRAWLASLPDMIRGRLDQWQLELDLEPGAFPWCGHGAVVVPVRAAGSAAALKVAFPHDEALVERHALALWNGHGAVKLLASDAGTCSMLLERLDAGRSLRTEPMDTAIEVWGGLMRELSLVPDGRPQWQEFLHVAARAEQWSDDLPADWEQLGRPFPRWLLEAALEVCQTRGAVGRRSSEDVLVNTDFHYLNILARSDSPANSAAGNRSAGETVADGFAAIDPQPMVGEAEFAVAPVLWNRIPDLPASDPAGGLLARCHDFSLAAGLDPEVARQWSLAREVDNALHYASRPGHGGDMARSLWVASTLAGQTLDGLPAAPDLPEPGEDAMNTSPS; this is translated from the coding sequence GTGAGCCGGCCAGCAGACGTTCCCATCCCCCCGGACCTGACGCGCCGCTACTCCCGCAGCAGCGCCGGCAGGGCCTGGCTGGCGTCCCTTCCTGACATGATCCGCGGCCGGCTCGACCAGTGGCAGCTTGAGCTTGATCTGGAACCGGGAGCGTTTCCGTGGTGCGGACACGGCGCGGTTGTGGTTCCGGTCCGCGCGGCGGGATCGGCCGCAGCATTGAAGGTGGCCTTTCCGCACGATGAAGCCCTCGTTGAACGCCATGCGCTGGCACTGTGGAACGGCCATGGCGCGGTAAAGTTGCTGGCCTCCGACGCCGGAACGTGTTCAATGCTCCTTGAGCGCCTGGATGCGGGCAGGTCGCTCCGGACAGAGCCGATGGACACCGCCATTGAGGTGTGGGGCGGGCTGATGCGGGAGCTGAGCCTCGTGCCCGACGGCCGGCCGCAGTGGCAGGAATTTTTGCACGTTGCCGCCCGTGCGGAACAGTGGAGCGACGACTTGCCCGCCGACTGGGAACAGCTGGGCCGCCCGTTTCCCCGGTGGCTGCTGGAGGCAGCACTCGAGGTTTGCCAGACCCGAGGCGCCGTGGGCCGCCGCTCCTCGGAGGACGTCCTGGTCAACACGGACTTCCACTACCTCAACATTCTGGCCAGGTCTGACTCCCCAGCGAACTCTGCGGCAGGGAACCGTTCCGCCGGGGAGACTGTCGCCGACGGCTTTGCCGCCATCGACCCCCAGCCGATGGTGGGCGAGGCGGAATTCGCGGTGGCTCCCGTGCTCTGGAACCGGATCCCGGACCTGCCGGCATCGGATCCCGCCGGCGGCCTGCTGGCAAGGTGCCATGACTTCAGCCTTGCGGCAGGGCTGGACCCGGAAGTGGCCCGGCAGTGGAGCCTGGCCAGGGAGGTGGACAACGCCCTGCACTACGCCTCGAGGCCAGGGCACGGCGGTGACATGGCCCGGTCCCTATGGGTGGCCAGCACGCTTGCCGGCCAGACGCTGGACGGGCTTCCCGCAGCGCCCGACTTGCCCGAACCCGGCGAGGATGCCATGAACACATCGCCGTCGTAG
- a CDS encoding VIT1/CCC1 transporter family protein, which produces MDSADRSALPPEGQHANEPHGNDIVHRLNWLRAGVLGANDGIVSVAAIVVGVAGATSDNGPILAAGAAGLVGGAISMALGEYVSVSSQSDSQKALIEKERRELDEEPEEELLELAAIYRSKGLSEETAQNVARELTEHNALAAHLSAELNIDEQDIVSPWHAAFASAIAFTLGAILPMLAILLPPENIRVAVTFGAVLLALAVTGAVGAWIGGGSKTRAAGRVVVGGGLALAATFTIGNLLGASGIV; this is translated from the coding sequence ATGGATTCAGCGGACAGATCTGCGTTGCCCCCTGAGGGGCAGCACGCCAACGAGCCCCACGGCAACGACATCGTGCACCGCCTGAACTGGCTGCGTGCCGGTGTCCTCGGAGCCAACGACGGGATCGTGTCGGTCGCTGCGATTGTGGTGGGCGTCGCCGGTGCGACCAGTGACAACGGCCCCATCCTCGCGGCCGGTGCTGCCGGACTCGTGGGCGGTGCCATATCCATGGCCCTGGGCGAGTACGTCTCCGTCAGCAGCCAGAGCGACAGCCAAAAAGCGCTGATCGAGAAGGAACGGCGCGAACTTGACGAGGAACCGGAAGAGGAGCTGCTGGAGCTCGCCGCGATCTACCGGAGCAAGGGCCTTAGCGAGGAGACCGCCCAGAATGTGGCGCGGGAACTGACAGAGCACAACGCCCTGGCTGCACATCTATCCGCCGAGCTCAATATCGACGAACAGGACATCGTGAGCCCCTGGCATGCCGCCTTTGCGTCAGCGATCGCCTTCACCCTGGGGGCCATTCTGCCGATGCTGGCCATCCTGCTGCCTCCTGAAAACATTCGCGTTGCGGTGACTTTCGGAGCAGTCCTGCTGGCCCTGGCTGTGACGGGCGCCGTGGGCGCGTGGATCGGCGGCGGTTCGAAGACCCGGGCGGCCGGACGCGTGGTGGTGGGTGGCGGCCTCGCCCTGGCCGCGACGTTCACTATCGGCAACCTGCTCGGCGCCAGCGGCATCGTCTAG
- the infB gene encoding translation initiation factor IF-2 codes for MAKVRVHELAKELGITSKDAVTKLQELGEFVRSASSTIEAPVVRKLRNAFPAAAASKSEAPAAAPKSPAKPAESRPAPAPGPAAPKAAAPAPAPAPAPAPAPKAEAPAAPAAPAAPAASAPPAASAPPAASAPAAPSTGAKPGARPAPKAETPSRPGGAPRPGGPRPGNNPFATSQGMPRGRGGDGDRPPRPGNNPFATSQGMPRPGGGRTDGERPGGPRPAAGAGGPRPGAPRPGATPGPRPAAGAGGARPGGPRPGAGGNRPTPGMMPNRTERPAPAGAGRPGGGGRGPGGPGRPGAPGTGGPGGGGGAPAGGGFGKGGRGRGGTQGAFGKGGAGRGKQRKSKRAKRQELEQMSAPSLGGVSVPRGDGNTVIRLRRGSSITDFADKIEANPAALVTVLFHLGEMATATQSLDEDTFALLGEELGYKLQVVSPEDEERELLSSFDIDFEAELEAEGDEDLEARPPVVTVMGHVDHGKTRLLDAIRNSDVVAGEHGGITQHIGAYQISHEHEGAVRDITFIDTPGHEAFTAMRARGAKVTDIAILVVAADDGVMPQTVEALNHAQAANVPIVVAVNKIDKEGANPDKVKGQLTEYGLVPEEYGGDTMFVEVSARQNLNINELIDAVLLTADAALDLRANPDKAARGIAIEANLDKGRGSVATVLVQSGTLAVGDTIVAGTAHGRVRAMFDEDGDALDVALPSRPVQVLGLSNVPRAGDTFLVTSDERTARQIAEKREAADRNAQLAKRRKRISLEDFDQAVAEGKIDTLNLILKGDVSGAVEALEDALLKIDVGEGVQLRVIHRGVGAITQNDVNLATVDSAVIIGFNVKPAERVAELADREGVDMRFYSVIYAAIDDIELALKGMLKPEYEEVQLGTAEVREVFRSSKFGNIAGSIVRSGTIRRNTKARISRGGKIIGDNLTVETLKRFKDDATEVRTDFECGIGLGSYNDITEGDIIETFEMREKPRV; via the coding sequence GTGGCCAAGGTCCGCGTACATGAGCTTGCAAAAGAGCTCGGTATTACTTCCAAAGATGCAGTAACCAAACTGCAGGAACTGGGCGAATTTGTTCGCTCCGCCTCTTCCACCATTGAGGCCCCCGTGGTGCGGAAACTCCGCAACGCGTTCCCGGCTGCCGCCGCTTCGAAGTCCGAAGCTCCCGCAGCCGCCCCCAAGTCCCCGGCCAAGCCGGCGGAATCCCGTCCCGCGCCGGCTCCCGGCCCCGCTGCCCCCAAGGCTGCGGCGCCTGCTCCGGCTCCGGCTCCCGCACCGGCACCGGCCCCCAAGGCCGAGGCGCCTGCAGCTCCGGCTGCTCCCGCAGCTCCGGCTGCCTCGGCGCCTCCGGCTGCCTCGGCGCCTCCGGCTGCCTCGGCGCCTGCTGCGCCCTCCACTGGTGCCAAGCCGGGAGCACGTCCCGCGCCCAAGGCTGAGACTCCCTCGCGTCCGGGCGGCGCTCCGCGTCCCGGTGGCCCCCGCCCCGGCAACAACCCCTTCGCCACGTCCCAGGGCATGCCCCGCGGCCGCGGTGGAGACGGCGACCGTCCGCCCCGCCCGGGCAACAACCCGTTTGCAACTTCCCAGGGCATGCCCCGTCCCGGCGGCGGCCGCACTGACGGCGAGCGTCCCGGCGGCCCGCGTCCGGCAGCCGGTGCAGGCGGACCCCGCCCCGGCGCTCCGCGTCCCGGCGCTACGCCCGGCCCGCGTCCTGCGGCTGGCGCAGGCGGCGCCCGTCCCGGCGGTCCCCGCCCGGGTGCTGGTGGAAACCGGCCCACGCCTGGCATGATGCCTAACCGCACCGAGCGTCCCGCACCTGCAGGTGCCGGGCGTCCCGGTGGCGGCGGCCGCGGTCCCGGCGGTCCCGGCCGTCCCGGCGCTCCCGGTACCGGCGGTCCCGGTGGCGGCGGCGGTGCTCCGGCCGGCGGTGGCTTCGGCAAGGGTGGCCGCGGTCGCGGTGGCACCCAGGGTGCGTTCGGTAAGGGCGGCGCTGGCCGCGGCAAGCAGCGCAAGTCGAAGCGCGCAAAGCGCCAGGAACTTGAGCAGATGAGCGCACCGTCGCTGGGTGGCGTGAGCGTACCCCGCGGCGACGGCAACACCGTTATCCGGCTGCGCCGTGGCTCCTCCATCACGGACTTCGCTGACAAGATCGAGGCGAACCCCGCCGCACTGGTTACCGTGCTCTTCCACCTCGGTGAAATGGCAACGGCAACCCAGTCGCTGGACGAGGACACCTTTGCCCTGCTCGGCGAGGAACTCGGCTACAAGCTGCAGGTCGTTTCGCCCGAGGACGAGGAGCGCGAGCTGCTCTCCAGCTTCGACATCGACTTCGAAGCCGAGCTCGAAGCCGAAGGCGATGAAGACCTCGAGGCTCGTCCTCCGGTAGTCACCGTCATGGGTCACGTTGACCACGGTAAGACCCGCCTGCTGGACGCCATCCGTAATTCTGACGTCGTTGCCGGCGAGCACGGTGGCATCACCCAGCACATCGGTGCCTACCAGATCAGCCACGAGCACGAGGGTGCGGTGCGCGACATCACCTTCATCGATACCCCGGGTCACGAAGCGTTCACCGCCATGCGTGCCCGTGGTGCGAAGGTCACGGACATCGCCATCCTGGTTGTGGCAGCGGACGACGGCGTAATGCCGCAGACCGTTGAAGCCCTCAACCACGCCCAGGCGGCGAACGTGCCGATCGTCGTGGCCGTGAACAAGATCGATAAGGAAGGCGCGAACCCGGACAAGGTCAAGGGCCAGCTCACCGAGTACGGTCTGGTTCCCGAAGAATACGGTGGCGACACCATGTTCGTTGAGGTCTCTGCCCGCCAGAACCTGAACATCAACGAACTGATCGACGCTGTGCTCCTGACCGCCGACGCCGCGCTGGACCTGCGGGCCAACCCGGACAAGGCCGCCCGAGGCATCGCCATCGAAGCGAACCTGGACAAGGGCCGCGGTTCCGTGGCCACCGTCCTGGTGCAGTCCGGTACCCTCGCGGTCGGCGACACGATCGTGGCCGGCACGGCCCACGGCCGCGTCCGCGCCATGTTCGACGAAGACGGCGACGCCCTCGACGTCGCGCTGCCGTCCCGTCCGGTCCAGGTCCTCGGCCTGTCCAACGTGCCGCGCGCCGGTGACACCTTCCTGGTGACCTCCGACGAGCGAACGGCCCGCCAGATCGCCGAAAAGCGTGAAGCCGCTGACCGCAACGCCCAGCTGGCCAAGCGCCGCAAGCGCATCAGCCTGGAAGACTTCGACCAGGCCGTCGCCGAAGGCAAGATCGACACCCTCAACCTCATCCTCAAGGGTGACGTGTCCGGTGCCGTGGAAGCCCTCGAGGACGCGCTGCTCAAGATCGACGTCGGCGAAGGCGTACAGCTCCGCGTCATCCACCGCGGTGTTGGTGCGATCACGCAGAACGACGTCAACCTGGCAACGGTCGACAGCGCCGTCATCATCGGCTTCAACGTCAAGCCTGCCGAGCGTGTTGCCGAACTGGCAGACCGCGAAGGCGTGGACATGCGCTTCTACTCCGTCATCTACGCAGCAATCGATGACATTGAGCTGGCCCTTAAGGGCATGCTCAAGCCGGAGTACGAAGAGGTCCAGCTGGGCACCGCCGAGGTCCGCGAAGTGTTCCGTTCCTCCAAGTTCGGCAACATCGCAGGGTCCATCGTTCGCTCGGGCACCATCCGACGCAACACGAAGGCCCGCATCAGCCGCGGCGGCAAGATCATCGGCGACAACCTCACGGTGGAGACGCTCAAGCGCTTCAAGGACGACGCCACCGAGGTCCGCACGGACTTCGAGTGTGGTATCGGACTTGGCTCGTACAACGACATCACCGAAGGCGACATCATCGAGACCTTCGAGATGCGCGAGAAGCCGCGCGTCTAA
- the nusA gene encoding transcription termination factor NusA, whose amino-acid sequence MDIDMSALRLLEREREIPLDLLIPTIEQALLVAYHKSPGAFEKARAELDRKSGHVTIWATEIDDDGAPIGEFEHTPAGFGRIAASTARQIILQRLRDVEDDNVLGEFKGREGELVAGLIQQGNNPHMIQVNLGSVEALLPPPEQVPGEKYLHGNRLRAYVIDVHRGTKGPSITLSRSHPGLVRKLFELEVPEIADRSVEIVALAREAGHRTKIAVKANTQGINAKGACIGEMGSRVRAVMTELNDEKIDIVDFSEDPATFIASALSPSRVNSVTITDEATRSARVVVPDYQLSLAIGKEGQNARLAAKLTGWRIDIVSDAAAPRG is encoded by the coding sequence ATGGATATTGACATGAGCGCGCTGAGACTCCTGGAGCGTGAGCGCGAAATCCCGCTGGATCTCCTCATCCCCACGATCGAGCAGGCCCTGCTCGTCGCATACCACAAGTCACCGGGCGCCTTCGAGAAAGCCCGCGCGGAGCTGGACCGCAAGAGCGGCCACGTGACCATCTGGGCCACGGAAATCGACGATGACGGCGCACCCATCGGCGAGTTCGAGCACACGCCGGCCGGGTTCGGCCGCATCGCCGCCAGCACCGCCCGGCAGATCATCCTGCAGCGGCTGCGCGACGTTGAGGACGACAACGTCCTGGGCGAATTCAAGGGCCGCGAGGGTGAACTTGTTGCCGGGCTGATCCAGCAGGGCAACAACCCGCACATGATCCAGGTGAATCTGGGCAGCGTGGAAGCCCTGCTTCCTCCGCCCGAGCAGGTGCCGGGGGAGAAGTACCTCCACGGGAACCGGCTGCGCGCGTACGTGATCGACGTGCACCGCGGCACCAAGGGCCCGTCCATCACCCTGTCCCGTTCGCACCCGGGCCTGGTTCGGAAGCTTTTCGAACTGGAGGTCCCCGAGATCGCCGACCGCTCCGTGGAGATCGTCGCCCTGGCCCGCGAAGCCGGGCACCGCACCAAGATCGCGGTTAAGGCAAACACCCAGGGCATCAACGCCAAGGGCGCGTGCATCGGCGAAATGGGTTCGCGCGTGCGGGCGGTCATGACCGAACTGAACGACGAAAAGATCGACATCGTTGACTTCAGCGAGGATCCGGCCACCTTCATCGCCAGCGCACTGTCGCCCTCGCGTGTGAATTCAGTCACCATCACGGACGAGGCCACCCGCTCGGCCCGCGTCGTGGTGCCCGACTACCAGCTCTCCCTTGCTATCGGCAAGGAGGGCCAGAACGCCCGCCTCGCCGCCAAGCTGACGGGGTGGCGCATCGATATCGTCTCCGACGCCGCCGCTCCCCGCGGTTAG
- a CDS encoding DUF4439 domain-containing protein, whose translation MTTSVAIFRAAWCTDFHAAVTTWSVVNDDSGRKRRTASYLRYGLLALAAFLVLSLGFALVPRESPAPAAPPFSEQARAAALAQTLDLRAASQQLADGSSGARRQLFSHTVTLLTTQARALLLPGGATATSAAGAGSTAGAPGTAGPSATASSGSAPSRPATLPALIAALSKSGKERLVHAEKADGGMARLLAAVGTAQLLQATTLAQVAGTPPPTLSAPATTQRNAATACSATSPSGGSAQSGNSAEAGGDAQPSNSGQSTKSAEPSDSATLAAALNRVVRTEVETVYGYQVALTRLAAPAADQARALLATHETLVGQAEAYTRAHCVSVPPREPGYTLGTSFLQKPAAGLASLEAGTLPVYGDLVALSEGETRRWAVSSLVAAAQRTTRWGSDPGPVPGIVLDTALLPELPEPPAPSPRQTDGGAA comes from the coding sequence GTGACTACTAGCGTAGCGATTTTCCGGGCAGCTTGGTGCACGGACTTCCACGCGGCCGTGACAACATGGTCTGTTGTGAATGACGACAGCGGGCGAAAAAGAAGGACGGCCAGCTATCTCCGGTATGGCCTGCTGGCACTCGCCGCATTCCTGGTGCTGAGCCTCGGTTTTGCGCTGGTTCCGCGGGAATCCCCGGCACCGGCAGCTCCTCCTTTCTCCGAGCAGGCGCGCGCCGCCGCCCTCGCTCAAACCCTGGACCTGAGGGCTGCAAGCCAGCAGCTCGCGGACGGGTCGTCCGGCGCGCGGCGGCAGCTGTTTTCCCACACTGTGACTTTGCTGACTACGCAGGCACGGGCGCTCCTTCTTCCGGGCGGCGCCACCGCCACTTCAGCGGCCGGCGCAGGTTCAACGGCAGGGGCGCCGGGAACCGCCGGTCCGTCCGCCACAGCGTCATCGGGGTCAGCACCGTCGCGACCGGCCACGCTGCCCGCGCTGATCGCTGCACTGTCCAAGAGCGGCAAGGAACGCCTCGTCCATGCGGAGAAGGCCGACGGCGGGATGGCCCGCCTGCTCGCCGCGGTAGGAACCGCTCAGCTGCTTCAGGCGACGACGCTGGCACAGGTTGCCGGGACGCCGCCGCCTACCCTTTCAGCGCCGGCGACAACGCAGCGAAACGCGGCCACGGCGTGCTCCGCTACCAGCCCCTCAGGCGGTAGCGCCCAATCAGGCAACAGCGCCGAGGCAGGCGGTGACGCCCAGCCAAGCAACAGTGGCCAGTCCACCAAATCAGCGGAACCGTCTGACAGCGCCACGCTCGCTGCCGCCCTGAACCGGGTGGTCCGGACAGAAGTTGAGACGGTGTACGGCTACCAGGTGGCGCTGACGCGCCTGGCCGCGCCGGCCGCGGACCAGGCGAGGGCCCTGTTGGCCACGCATGAAACCCTCGTTGGCCAGGCCGAGGCCTACACCCGCGCTCATTGCGTGTCCGTTCCCCCCCGTGAACCGGGCTACACCCTGGGCACCTCGTTCCTGCAGAAGCCGGCTGCGGGGCTGGCCAGCCTTGAAGCCGGAACGCTCCCGGTCTACGGCGACCTTGTGGCGCTGAGTGAGGGTGAGACACGGCGGTGGGCTGTCTCCTCGCTGGTCGCGGCTGCCCAGCGGACCACGCGCTGGGGGTCCGATCCCGGCCCCGTACCCGGAATTGTGCTGGACACCGCGCTCCTGCCGGAGCTTCCGGAACCGCCTGCGCCCTCACCGCGCCAGACCGACGGCGGCGCAGCGTAA
- a CDS encoding sulfite exporter TauE/SafE family protein, whose amino-acid sequence MVSGFESIQLATIVLIVVAGFSAGWVDAVVGGGGLLQLPALLLVPGITPVQALATNKMGSIFGTTTSAVTYYGRVRPDLRTAVPMAAIALAGSFGGALLATRLPAEVFKPIIVVALVAVALFTALRPDAGHLTVLRHDGRTHYVVACAIGAVIGFYDGLIGPGTGSFLVIALVSAMGYAFLEASAKAKIVNMATNAGALIFFLPHGSLLWGVGLLLGAANMAGGYLGARTAVKQGSKFVRVVFLVVVFALIVKLALDVWQENFA is encoded by the coding sequence GTGGTTTCGGGGTTTGAGTCGATCCAGCTCGCCACTATCGTCCTGATAGTGGTGGCTGGCTTCTCCGCCGGCTGGGTGGACGCCGTCGTGGGCGGCGGCGGCCTGCTGCAGCTGCCGGCGCTGTTGCTCGTGCCAGGGATCACCCCGGTGCAGGCACTGGCCACCAATAAGATGGGCTCCATTTTCGGCACCACCACCAGTGCCGTGACCTACTACGGCCGCGTCCGGCCCGACCTTCGGACGGCCGTGCCGATGGCCGCGATCGCGCTGGCGGGCAGCTTCGGCGGTGCGCTGCTGGCCACCCGGCTGCCGGCGGAGGTGTTCAAGCCGATCATCGTGGTGGCCCTGGTTGCCGTCGCGCTGTTCACGGCACTTAGGCCCGACGCCGGCCACCTGACCGTGCTCAGGCACGACGGCCGCACGCACTACGTGGTGGCCTGCGCCATCGGCGCCGTGATCGGGTTCTACGACGGCCTGATCGGGCCCGGCACCGGATCGTTCCTGGTGATTGCGCTGGTTTCGGCGATGGGGTACGCCTTCCTCGAGGCCAGCGCCAAGGCGAAAATCGTCAACATGGCGACGAACGCCGGGGCACTTATATTTTTCCTCCCGCACGGGTCGCTCCTCTGGGGAGTCGGCCTGCTGCTGGGCGCAGCGAACATGGCCGGGGGCTACCTCGGGGCGCGCACCGCAGTAAAGCAGGGGAGCAAATTTGTGCGTGTGGTGTTCCTCGTTGTGGTTTTCGCCCTGATCGTCAAGCTCGCCTTGGACGTCTGGCAGGAGAACTTCGCCTGA
- a CDS encoding pyridoxal phosphate-dependent decarboxylase family protein, which yields MSAGAEPYRDALAAAVRHATRWLESQPSRRVGPQQAARELAAAFDGALPHSGMPPADVVDYLASHAEPGLMAMPSGRFFGWVIGGTLPAAMAADWLVSSWDQNSGLRYATPAIAAIEDAAGHWLLQLLGLPEESDVGFVTGTTMANFTGLAAARWRLLKDAGWNLERDGLFGAPRIHCLVGEERHETVDLALRYLGMGSPTVVPADSQGRIDAAELDCALNRIALKHAATDSSGAAQSGVPQGSGPAAQVLVCLQAGNLHSGAFDPFAPAIAASKAHGAWVHVDGAFGLWAAAVPELAGLTAGVERADSWATDAHKSLNVPYDCGVVAVRDAQALRSAMGLHASYLLQDADGLGDPSQRVPELSRRARGVPVWAALKSLGRDGVAEQIRRLATSAAQLAEQLTAIDGVEVLNDVGYTQITVAFGDDATTQRVADRLIADGMVWMSGSRWHGRGVVRISVSNWTTDADDVTTAVDAVRMALEAVRLGGS from the coding sequence ATGTCAGCCGGCGCGGAACCGTACAGGGACGCCCTGGCTGCAGCCGTCCGGCATGCGACGCGCTGGCTGGAAAGCCAGCCCAGCCGCCGGGTAGGTCCGCAGCAGGCAGCCCGGGAACTCGCCGCAGCGTTCGACGGAGCGCTGCCCCACTCCGGCATGCCCCCGGCAGACGTCGTGGATTACCTGGCCAGCCACGCCGAACCGGGCCTCATGGCCATGCCATCCGGCCGCTTTTTCGGCTGGGTCATCGGCGGTACCCTCCCGGCTGCCATGGCGGCCGATTGGCTGGTCAGTTCATGGGACCAGAACTCGGGGCTCCGCTACGCCACGCCAGCCATTGCCGCCATTGAGGACGCAGCCGGCCACTGGCTGCTGCAGCTGCTGGGCCTGCCGGAGGAATCCGACGTCGGCTTCGTCACCGGAACCACCATGGCCAACTTCACCGGGCTGGCGGCCGCACGGTGGCGGCTTCTGAAGGACGCCGGCTGGAACCTGGAACGTGACGGACTCTTCGGCGCTCCGCGGATCCATTGCCTTGTGGGGGAGGAACGGCACGAGACGGTGGACCTCGCGCTGCGCTACTTGGGAATGGGCAGCCCCACCGTGGTTCCGGCCGACAGCCAGGGACGCATCGACGCCGCGGAGCTGGACTGTGCCCTGAACCGGATCGCGCTGAAGCATGCAGCAACGGATAGTTCAGGCGCCGCCCAGTCTGGCGTACCCCAGGGTTCGGGGCCGGCCGCCCAGGTGCTGGTGTGCCTGCAGGCGGGAAACCTCCACTCCGGAGCCTTCGACCCCTTCGCCCCAGCCATCGCGGCGTCCAAGGCACACGGCGCCTGGGTGCACGTGGACGGGGCCTTCGGACTCTGGGCTGCGGCCGTCCCGGAGCTCGCAGGGCTGACCGCTGGCGTGGAACGGGCCGACTCCTGGGCCACAGACGCGCACAAGAGCCTTAACGTCCCGTACGACTGCGGCGTCGTCGCGGTCCGGGATGCGCAAGCGTTGCGCAGTGCCATGGGGCTGCACGCCAGCTACCTTCTCCAGGATGCCGACGGCTTGGGTGATCCCAGCCAGCGGGTTCCGGAGCTTTCCCGCAGGGCAAGGGGAGTGCCCGTGTGGGCTGCGCTGAAGTCCCTGGGCAGGGACGGCGTTGCCGAACAGATCCGCCGCCTTGCCACATCCGCTGCCCAGCTCGCGGAACAGCTCACGGCCATTGACGGGGTGGAAGTCCTGAACGACGTCGGCTACACCCAGATCACCGTGGCCTTCGGCGACGACGCTACAACCCAACGCGTGGCGGATCGGCTCATCGCCGACGGAATGGTGTGGATGTCCGGTTCCCGTTGGCATGGCAGGGGCGTGGTGCGGATATCGGTCAGCAACTGGACCACCGACGCCGATGACGTCACCACCGCGGTGGATGCGGTGCGGATGGCCCTCGAAGCCGTCCGGTTGGGCGGGTCCTGA